Proteins encoded by one window of Acuticoccus sp. MNP-M23:
- a CDS encoding 2-oxoglutarate and iron-dependent oxygenase domain-containing protein: MAYAAAKTFEADLIPVVDISPLREGGDAHAVAAALHKASTGLGFIYITGHGIADATIDAARDAAYAFFRADGADKEAVRISNSHRGWLSAGGARMADGAQPDLKESFIFGYQNEAGDTPDDHVLRGANQWPAVPPQMEAASMAYFEAASTVAHHLMRGFALGLGLAEDTFLKTSDKPLSRASYVYYPAQPADAGEGQFGVGPHTDFGVLTVLCQDNVGGLQVQTVDGEWVHAPPIPGTLIVNVADLLSRWTAGAYVSTPHRVVNASGGERLSLVLAYDPNPATLIDPGPIVGDVPGAEPPITCGDYLVWRFERAFAYRKG; the protein is encoded by the coding sequence ATGGCGTACGCGGCGGCAAAGACCTTCGAGGCCGATCTCATTCCGGTGGTGGACATCTCGCCCCTGCGCGAAGGCGGCGATGCGCACGCCGTTGCTGCGGCGCTGCACAAGGCCAGCACCGGGCTCGGCTTCATCTACATCACCGGCCACGGCATTGCGGATGCCACCATCGACGCCGCGCGCGACGCGGCCTACGCCTTTTTTCGCGCAGACGGGGCGGACAAGGAAGCCGTCCGCATCTCGAACAGCCACCGCGGCTGGCTTTCGGCGGGCGGCGCCAGAATGGCAGACGGCGCGCAGCCGGACCTCAAGGAAAGCTTCATTTTCGGCTACCAGAATGAAGCCGGCGATACGCCGGACGATCATGTTCTGCGCGGTGCCAACCAGTGGCCAGCCGTCCCGCCGCAGATGGAAGCGGCCTCCATGGCCTATTTCGAGGCCGCCAGCACCGTCGCCCACCACCTCATGCGCGGGTTTGCGCTGGGGCTCGGTCTTGCCGAAGACACCTTCCTCAAGACGTCGGACAAGCCGCTCAGCCGTGCCTCCTACGTCTACTATCCGGCCCAGCCGGCGGACGCGGGCGAAGGCCAGTTCGGCGTCGGCCCGCATACTGATTTCGGGGTTCTCACGGTCCTGTGCCAGGACAATGTGGGCGGCCTTCAGGTGCAGACCGTGGACGGCGAGTGGGTGCACGCCCCGCCTATTCCCGGCACCCTCATCGTCAACGTGGCGGACCTCCTGTCGCGCTGGACGGCGGGGGCCTACGTCTCCACCCCGCACCGGGTGGTCAACGCATCCGGCGGGGAGCGGCTCTCGCTGGTGCTGGCCTACGACCCCAACCCGGCCACGCTGATCGACCCCGGCCCCATTGTCGGCGACGTGCCCGGCGCTGAACCGCCCATCACCTGCGGCGACTATCTCGTCTGGCGTTTCGAACGCGCCTTCGCCTACCGCAAAGGCTGA
- a CDS encoding peroxidase-related enzyme (This protein belongs to a clade of uncharacterized proteins related to peroxidases such as the alkylhydroperoxidase AhpD.): protein MTAWIKMLSDDEAGPDLKAELDNARTPHGTVDNVMRVHSLRPATMAGHVALYRAALHNDANTLPGWLSEMVASYVSALNECPYSFANHFANAVHLMEGGDAAAIEAAFRARRPQDVFEGAPLALLQHAEKLTLSPATMAQADIETLRDAGFDDGEILEANQVIGYFNYVNRLLNGLGVTTDGDIVGYYKAS, encoded by the coding sequence ATGACGGCCTGGATCAAGATGCTCTCCGACGACGAGGCGGGCCCCGACCTCAAGGCCGAGCTCGACAATGCGCGCACGCCCCACGGCACGGTCGACAACGTGATGCGCGTTCACTCGCTGCGCCCGGCCACCATGGCTGGCCACGTCGCACTCTACCGCGCCGCCCTCCACAACGATGCCAACACGCTGCCGGGCTGGCTGTCCGAAATGGTCGCAAGCTACGTCTCCGCGCTGAACGAGTGCCCCTATTCGTTCGCCAACCACTTCGCCAACGCCGTGCACCTGATGGAGGGCGGGGATGCCGCCGCCATCGAGGCCGCGTTCCGGGCCCGGCGGCCGCAGGATGTCTTCGAAGGCGCGCCGCTCGCCCTCCTCCAGCACGCCGAAAAGCTGACCCTTTCCCCCGCAACGATGGCGCAAGCCGACATCGAAACGCTGCGGGACGCCGGGTTCGACGACGGCGAAATTCTGGAAGCCAACCAGGTGATCGGCTATTTCAATTATGTGAACCGGCTCCTCAACGGGCTTGGCGTCACCACCGACGGCGATATCGTCGGCTACTACAAGGCATCCTGA
- a CDS encoding amino acid ABC transporter permease, with protein MSRLVRGAALLSPLLLTGCSGTSWGWYVVNPFTDTGLSNLRFLLSGLQYTVALSLTAIVISVTIGLVVALPGLSSARIPRTISRTYVELVRAVPILVLILWVYYGLPQLTGLTLSVFWAGVVALALSDSAFEAEIFRAGIQSIDKGQYEAAHTIGLNYTDTMRFVILPQALRRILPALGNQLVYMLKMSSLVSVIGMPELTRKANELVVTEYRPLEIYTILVLEYLVLILVVSAGVRWLERRLNTDARNK; from the coding sequence ATGAGCCGCCTCGTTCGCGGGGCCGCGCTCCTCTCTCCGTTGCTGCTGACCGGCTGCTCGGGCACGTCCTGGGGCTGGTATGTGGTCAACCCGTTTACCGACACGGGGCTCTCCAACCTGCGCTTCCTGCTGTCGGGCCTGCAATACACCGTCGCGCTGTCGCTGACGGCCATCGTCATTTCCGTCACCATCGGGCTGGTGGTCGCGCTGCCGGGCCTGTCCTCGGCGCGGATCCCGCGCACCATCAGCCGCACCTATGTGGAGCTGGTGCGGGCGGTGCCGATCCTCGTCCTCATCCTCTGGGTCTATTACGGCCTGCCGCAGCTGACGGGGCTGACCCTTTCGGTGTTCTGGGCGGGCGTGGTGGCCCTGGCGCTGTCGGACTCGGCCTTCGAGGCCGAGATCTTTCGCGCGGGCATCCAGTCGATCGACAAGGGGCAGTACGAGGCCGCGCACACCATCGGCCTCAATTATACCGACACCATGCGCTTCGTGATCCTGCCGCAGGCGCTGCGGCGCATCCTGCCTGCACTCGGCAATCAGCTCGTCTACATGCTGAAGATGAGTTCGCTGGTCTCCGTCATCGGCATGCCCGAATTGACGCGCAAGGCCAACGAGCTTGTGGTGACCGAATACAGGCCGCTGGAAATCTACACGATCCTCGTTCTTGAATATCTGGTGCTGATCCTCGTCGTGTCCGCCGGGGTACGCTGGCTGGAACGCCGCCTCAACACCGACGCCCGCAACAAGTAG
- a CDS encoding amino acid ABC transporter ATP-binding protein — MADVDDPIIRFTDVHKHFGDFEVLKGVSLEVKPGAQVVICGPSGSGKSTLIRCINALEEHQSGTIVVDGVTLSSRANRNKVRARVGMVFQQFNLFPHLTVLENLTLGPLRARRLSRQKARDLAFRYLERVKIPEQADKYPHNLSGGQQQRVAIARALCMEPAIMLFDEPTSALDPEMIQEVLETMVDLSTSGMTMVCVTHEMGFARRVADEMVFMDHGEIVERAPPETFFSQPRSQRCRDFLERVLHPA, encoded by the coding sequence GTGGCCGACGTGGACGACCCCATCATCCGCTTCACCGATGTGCACAAGCATTTCGGGGATTTCGAAGTGCTGAAAGGCGTTTCGCTGGAGGTGAAGCCCGGCGCGCAGGTGGTGATCTGCGGCCCGTCCGGCTCCGGCAAGTCCACGCTGATCCGCTGCATCAACGCGCTGGAGGAGCACCAGAGCGGGACGATTGTCGTGGACGGGGTGACGCTGTCCTCCCGCGCCAACCGCAACAAGGTACGTGCGCGGGTCGGCATGGTCTTCCAGCAATTCAACCTCTTCCCGCACCTCACCGTGCTCGAAAACCTCACCCTTGGCCCGCTGCGCGCCCGGCGTCTCTCCAGACAGAAGGCGCGGGACCTCGCCTTCCGCTATCTGGAGCGCGTGAAAATTCCGGAGCAGGCGGACAAGTACCCGCACAATCTGTCGGGCGGCCAGCAGCAGCGCGTCGCCATCGCAAGGGCGCTGTGCATGGAACCGGCCATCATGCTGTTCGACGAGCCCACCTCCGCGCTCGACCCCGAAATGATCCAGGAGGTGCTGGAGACCATGGTGGACCTGTCCACCAGCGGGATGACCATGGTGTGCGTCACCCACGAGATGGGCTTTGCCCGGCGTGTTGCCGACGAGATGGTGTTCATGGACCACGGCGAGATTGTGGAGCGCGCACCGCCCGAAACCTTCTTCAGCCAGCCGAGGAGCCAGCGCTGCCGGGACTTTCTCGAACGCGTGCTGCACCCCGCATGA
- a CDS encoding transporter substrate-binding domain-containing protein, producing the protein MKLKAIGATLALLLTVGAAHAQSTLQDVLNDGTLKVGTTGDWNPMTMKDPATNSYKGYDIDVMTALAADLGVEVEFVPTDWKTLVSGVTSGTYDITGSASISPSRAKAAGYSDSYFSLATVPLVQSRDADKYKSWEDLDKPDVTVAATLGTTQEKQVKEFFPNAQYKIVEAPARDFQEVLSGRADAHITSNVEAYKLVEKYPQLMIVPVDAPKARTPIAMLLPQADQVWINYINTWITLKKEAGFFDELGKKWQLSN; encoded by the coding sequence ATGAAACTGAAGGCCATTGGCGCGACACTCGCGCTGCTTCTCACCGTTGGCGCGGCGCATGCCCAGTCGACGCTTCAGGATGTGCTGAATGACGGCACGCTGAAGGTGGGCACCACGGGCGACTGGAACCCGATGACGATGAAGGACCCGGCCACCAACTCCTACAAGGGCTACGACATCGACGTGATGACCGCCCTTGCCGCCGACCTCGGCGTAGAGGTGGAGTTCGTCCCGACCGACTGGAAGACGCTGGTGAGCGGCGTGACCTCGGGCACCTACGACATCACCGGGTCGGCTTCCATCTCGCCGTCCCGTGCCAAGGCGGCCGGCTATTCCGACAGCTACTTCTCGCTGGCGACGGTGCCGCTCGTCCAGTCCAGGGACGCGGACAAGTACAAGAGCTGGGAAGATCTCGACAAGCCGGACGTGACGGTTGCCGCCACTCTTGGCACCACGCAGGAAAAGCAGGTCAAGGAATTCTTCCCCAACGCGCAGTACAAGATTGTCGAGGCGCCCGCGCGCGACTTTCAGGAGGTGCTGTCCGGCCGGGCCGATGCACACATCACCTCCAACGTGGAGGCCTACAAGCTGGTCGAGAAATACCCGCAGCTGATGATCGTCCCCGTGGATGCGCCCAAGGCCCGCACGCCCATCGCGATGTTGCTGCCGCAGGCCGACCAGGTGTGGATCAACTACATCAACACATGGATCACGCTGAAGAAGGAAGCGGGCTTCTTCGATGAGCTGGGCAAGAAGTGGCAGCTGTCCAACTGA
- a CDS encoding creatininase family protein, protein MAAVQLSERAADECRLAHLTHGAVAEKLRAAPIVLLPTGSTEQHGPMGLIGTDAFCAEAIAVAAARATGVLVAPTLALTPAPFNMGFAGTISISPALFGALVGEVVGSLAAHGVRAVLAINGHGANLEPVRTVAANTPIPLGISSWWDGPAVNAIRTRHFGAWEGMHATPSEIALTMAMFGEWAVPDAARTPPEKLTPQFIAAHAGDRHGPPDEHRAQFPDGRVGSHSALATAALGAALMEAAAADMAAAIRRFARDNAVTLPR, encoded by the coding sequence GTGGCAGCTGTCCAACTGAGCGAGCGGGCGGCCGATGAATGCCGCCTTGCGCACCTGACCCACGGCGCGGTCGCGGAAAAACTCCGCGCCGCGCCCATCGTTCTTCTCCCCACCGGATCGACCGAGCAGCACGGGCCCATGGGGCTGATCGGCACCGATGCGTTCTGTGCCGAGGCGATTGCGGTTGCGGCCGCCAGGGCCACCGGCGTGCTGGTGGCGCCAACCCTTGCGCTGACGCCGGCCCCCTTCAACATGGGCTTTGCCGGCACCATCAGCATCTCGCCGGCCCTGTTCGGTGCGCTGGTGGGCGAGGTGGTCGGTTCGCTGGCAGCCCATGGCGTGCGCGCGGTTCTGGCCATCAACGGCCACGGCGCCAACCTTGAGCCGGTCCGCACGGTTGCGGCGAACACGCCAATCCCGCTCGGCATATCGTCGTGGTGGGACGGGCCGGCGGTGAACGCCATCCGCACCCGGCATTTCGGCGCATGGGAGGGGATGCACGCGACACCGTCGGAGATTGCGCTCACCATGGCAATGTTCGGCGAATGGGCGGTGCCGGACGCGGCGCGGACCCCGCCCGAAAAGCTGACGCCGCAATTCATTGCCGCACATGCGGGCGACCGGCATGGCCCGCCGGACGAGCACCGTGCGCAATTTCCGGACGGGCGGGTCGGCTCGCACTCGGCGCTTGCAACCGCTGCGCTGGGCGCGGCGTTGATGGAGGCAGCGGCCGCCGACATGGCCGCCGCAATCCGCCGTTTTGCCAGGGACAACGCCGTGACGCTGCCAAGATGA
- the arfB gene encoding alternative ribosome rescue aminoacyl-tRNA hydrolase ArfB, whose translation MIEVTPRIALDESEVEESFIKAAGPGGQKVNTSSTAVQIRFDARRSPSLPNDVAIRLMRIAGSRLTQDGIIVITSRIHRSQPRNREDALGRLVNLIREAAEPPQVRRATKPTKASNRRRLDAKGKRGAIKSMRRSKPRLD comes from the coding sequence ATGATTGAGGTAACGCCGAGGATCGCTCTGGACGAGAGCGAGGTGGAGGAGAGCTTCATCAAGGCGGCCGGGCCGGGCGGGCAGAAGGTCAACACCTCGTCGACCGCCGTGCAGATCCGCTTTGATGCGCGCCGCTCGCCCTCACTCCCCAACGATGTCGCGATCCGCCTCATGCGCATTGCCGGCAGCCGCCTGACGCAGGACGGAATCATCGTCATCACGTCGCGCATTCACCGCAGCCAGCCGCGCAACCGCGAGGATGCGCTGGGGCGGCTGGTGAACCTCATCCGCGAGGCGGCGGAGCCGCCGCAGGTGCGCCGCGCCACAAAGCCGACCAAGGCGTCCAACCGGCGCCGGCTGGACGCCAAGGGCAAGCGCGGTGCGATCAAATCGATGCGCCGGTCCAAGCCTCGCCTGGACTAG
- a CDS encoding sodium:proton antiporter: MTSFELIAVLLVLTAVFAWINHRLSVLPHTIGLLVMGLCASLSVVGAEAIWPGSILFDDVSKLVEQINFKATVLDGMLAFLLFAGALHVDFNGLRSRGFTIGATATLGVVISTGVIGVCFWLAASALGVDMPLPWALVFGALVSPTDPVAVLSTLREVKVPADLEHVIKGETLFNDGVGVVLFAVLLAAAMGGTLEPLHVAEMFFIEALGGAVLGAVTGYFAYRAMRAINDYPIEVLVSLALVAGTYTLAARLGLSGPIAVVVAGLLIGTRGARDAMSAETERYLFSFWTLIDEILNSVLFLLIGLEVLILRYEPSYAALALLAVPISLLARFLAVGSPVMVMGRFRPFARGTVPVLTWAGLRGGISVALALSIPEVAEKSPILAATYAVVLFTLIVQGLTLRRVIKWVLK; the protein is encoded by the coding sequence GTGACTTCGTTTGAGCTGATTGCGGTCCTTCTGGTGCTGACGGCGGTGTTCGCCTGGATCAACCACCGCCTTTCGGTCCTGCCGCACACCATCGGTCTGCTGGTGATGGGGCTATGCGCATCGCTTTCGGTTGTGGGTGCGGAGGCGATCTGGCCCGGTTCGATCCTGTTCGACGACGTGTCGAAGCTGGTCGAGCAGATCAACTTCAAGGCCACCGTGCTCGACGGAATGCTGGCCTTCCTCCTGTTTGCCGGCGCGCTCCACGTGGACTTCAACGGGTTGCGCAGCCGCGGCTTCACCATTGGGGCCACGGCCACGCTGGGGGTTGTCATTTCCACCGGCGTGATCGGGGTGTGCTTCTGGCTGGCCGCATCGGCGCTGGGCGTGGACATGCCGCTGCCCTGGGCGCTGGTGTTCGGCGCGCTGGTCAGCCCGACCGACCCCGTGGCGGTGCTGTCCACCTTGCGCGAGGTGAAGGTTCCGGCGGACCTCGAGCACGTGATCAAGGGCGAGACCCTCTTCAATGACGGCGTTGGCGTTGTGCTGTTCGCGGTTCTTCTGGCGGCGGCGATGGGCGGCACGCTGGAGCCGCTGCACGTGGCCGAGATGTTTTTCATCGAGGCGCTGGGCGGTGCGGTGCTGGGGGCCGTCACCGGCTATTTCGCCTACCGCGCCATGCGCGCCATCAACGATTACCCCATCGAGGTGCTTGTCTCGCTGGCGCTTGTTGCCGGCACCTACACGCTGGCAGCCCGCCTCGGCCTCAGCGGCCCCATTGCCGTGGTGGTCGCGGGCCTTCTCATCGGCACCCGCGGCGCGCGCGACGCGATGAGCGCGGAAACCGAACGCTACCTCTTCAGCTTCTGGACGCTGATCGACGAAATCCTCAACTCGGTTCTCTTCCTGCTCATCGGTCTGGAAGTGCTGATCCTGCGCTACGAGCCGTCCTATGCCGCGCTGGCGCTCCTGGCCGTGCCCATCAGCCTTCTGGCGCGGTTCCTGGCGGTGGGCAGCCCTGTCATGGTGATGGGCCGCTTTCGCCCCTTCGCCCGCGGCACGGTGCCGGTGCTGACGTGGGCGGGACTGCGCGGCGGCATCTCGGTGGCGCTGGCGCTGTCCATTCCCGAGGTTGCGGAGAAGTCACCCATTCTGGCGGCCACCTACGCGGTGGTGCTGTTCACGCTCATCGTGCAGGGCCTCACCCTGCGCCGGGTCATCAAGTGGGTGTTGAAGTAG
- a CDS encoding M10 family metallopeptidase C-terminal domain-containing protein produces MAGTATPANVSSSGNTWIDGLLWGTQWSSGGATTVSVCIAGQSGNETVALDGSTVTALGSISPAEIDAMTSAMDAIANVCDITFNIVANQADADIIWATVNNADGHGALGYANPPGAAYNSSVSDFQSIIAVNAEGYVGSSVAIGSYDYVTFIHEFGHAVGLAHPHDGGGTSSTFPEVSGPFGDLGTYDMNQGVYSMMSYNDGWQTAPHSSSVSADFGWAGTPMALDIATLQLIYGATAANTGSDTYTLVGTNASGTYYECIWDTGGTDAIDGVANLANSIDLRAATLLDEVGGGGFVSYAAGIHGGFTIANGVVIENATGGNLADSIIGNSAGNALDGLLGNDVIDGGAGADTVDGGGGADTLTGGTGNDSITGGTEADSIEGGSGNDVLDGGAAGDTFVFSGVFGDDTLSASLDATGTDNVISFGNVVTESMITYALAGNNEDLLITVSGGSGASQQDGTILITGYATAQAAGGGFGSMVWTAGGGGSVDLTAGLSAPPVVTPPVVPPSTEPIIGTNGSTRVNGTSGGDMIDARGGNDRTQGFDGDDTILGGRGHDLVEGGSGADSIDGQADNDSLYGDAGNDTIEGGAGRDKLYGGADDDSLTGATGKDMMYGDDGNDILDGGAHNDKLYGGIGDDSLIGGDGNDLLDGGDGADTLMGGSGSDRLLGGGGNDSMDGGQHADLLDGGDGDDVLLGGIGRDADRLYGSAGSDTLDGARGADKLDGGVGDDVLTGGADGDIFDFVGAFGNDTISDFEDTTEIRYDGLDRIDLTAFRAITGSILNMSDLLLTTSGSDVLIELDLDNDGNVDAEDYDGDLAADTVSILVENTTVGQFSAHDFLF; encoded by the coding sequence ATGGCTGGAACTGCAACGCCTGCGAATGTTTCGAGTTCGGGAAACACATGGATCGACGGCCTCCTTTGGGGCACCCAGTGGAGCTCGGGCGGGGCGACCACCGTCAGCGTCTGCATCGCCGGCCAGAGCGGCAACGAAACAGTCGCCCTCGACGGCTCCACGGTCACCGCGCTCGGCAGCATCTCGCCGGCTGAAATTGACGCGATGACATCCGCGATGGATGCCATTGCCAACGTCTGCGACATCACCTTCAACATCGTCGCCAATCAGGCCGATGCGGACATCATCTGGGCAACGGTCAACAATGCCGACGGGCACGGGGCGCTCGGCTATGCCAACCCGCCGGGGGCCGCATACAACTCGTCCGTCAGCGATTTTCAGAGCATCATCGCGGTCAACGCCGAAGGCTATGTGGGCAGCTCCGTTGCCATCGGCAGCTACGACTACGTCACCTTCATCCACGAGTTTGGCCACGCTGTGGGCCTTGCCCACCCGCACGACGGGGGCGGCACTTCGTCCACTTTCCCCGAGGTGTCGGGCCCGTTCGGTGACCTTGGCACCTACGACATGAACCAGGGCGTCTACTCGATGATGTCCTACAATGACGGCTGGCAGACCGCCCCGCACAGCTCGTCCGTCTCTGCCGATTTCGGCTGGGCCGGCACCCCGATGGCGCTCGACATTGCCACGCTCCAGCTGATCTACGGCGCCACCGCCGCCAACACCGGCAGCGATACCTACACGCTGGTCGGCACCAACGCCTCCGGCACCTACTACGAATGCATCTGGGACACCGGCGGCACCGACGCCATCGACGGCGTGGCCAACCTTGCCAACTCCATCGACCTTCGCGCGGCAACCTTGCTGGACGAGGTCGGCGGCGGCGGCTTCGTTTCCTACGCGGCCGGCATCCACGGCGGGTTCACCATTGCCAACGGCGTGGTGATCGAGAACGCCACGGGCGGCAACCTGGCCGACAGCATCATCGGCAACAGCGCCGGCAATGCGCTCGACGGTCTCCTGGGCAATGACGTCATCGACGGCGGCGCCGGCGCGGACACGGTGGACGGCGGGGGCGGTGCCGATACGCTGACCGGCGGCACCGGCAACGATTCCATCACTGGCGGCACCGAGGCCGACAGCATCGAGGGCGGCTCCGGCAACGATGTGCTGGACGGCGGGGCGGCGGGGGACACCTTCGTCTTCTCCGGCGTGTTCGGCGATGACACCTTGTCCGCTAGCCTTGATGCGACGGGGACGGACAACGTCATCAGCTTCGGCAATGTCGTCACCGAATCGATGATCACCTACGCGCTCGCCGGCAACAACGAGGATCTGCTGATCACCGTTTCGGGCGGTTCCGGCGCATCCCAGCAGGACGGCACCATCCTCATCACCGGCTATGCGACGGCGCAGGCGGCCGGTGGCGGCTTCGGCTCCATGGTGTGGACTGCGGGCGGCGGCGGCAGCGTCGACTTGACCGCCGGGCTCAGTGCGCCGCCGGTCGTGACCCCGCCTGTGGTGCCGCCGTCCACCGAGCCGATCATCGGCACCAACGGCAGCACGCGGGTAAACGGCACGTCCGGCGGTGACATGATCGACGCCCGCGGCGGCAACGACCGGACCCAGGGTTTCGACGGTGACGACACCATTTTGGGCGGGCGGGGCCACGACCTTGTGGAAGGCGGCTCCGGTGCCGACAGCATCGACGGGCAGGCCGACAACGACAGCCTTTATGGCGACGCGGGCAACGACACCATCGAAGGCGGTGCCGGCAGGGACAAGCTTTATGGCGGCGCCGATGACGACAGCCTCACCGGCGCGACCGGCAAGGACATGATGTATGGCGACGATGGCAACGACATCCTCGATGGCGGCGCCCACAACGACAAGCTCTATGGCGGGATCGGCGACGATTCGCTGATCGGCGGCGACGGCAACGACCTTCTGGACGGCGGTGACGGCGCAGACACCTTGATGGGCGGCTCCGGCAGCGACCGGCTGCTCGGCGGCGGCGGCAACGACAGCATGGACGGCGGCCAGCACGCCGACCTTCTGGACGGTGGCGATGGGGACGATGTGCTCCTCGGCGGAATCGGGCGCGATGCGGACCGGCTTTATGGTTCGGCCGGCAGCGACACGCTGGATGGCGCCAGAGGCGCAGACAAGCTGGATGGCGGGGTTGGCGACGATGTGCTGACCGGCGGCGCTGACGGCGATATCTTCGATTTTGTAGGTGCGTTCGGCAACGACACGATCTCCGATTTCGAGGACACCACCGAGATCCGGTACGATGGCCTCGACCGGATCGACCTGACCGCATTTCGGGCAATCACCGGCAGCATCCTGAACATGTCGGATCTGCTGCTGACGACGTCGGGGAGTGATGTCCTGATCGAGCTGGATCTCGACAATGACGGCAACGTCGATGCCGAGGACTATGATGGCGATCTTGCCGCCGACACCGTGTCTATCCTGGTGGAGAACACGACCGTGGGCCAGTTCTCGGCGCACGACTTCCTGTTCTGA
- a CDS encoding NAD(P)H-binding protein, which produces MLGATGTIGRATVRALVANGHDVVCLVRPRAGAGGTLAQEDSANLLEGATVRFGNVADPVSLARDGFCGERFDALVSCLASRTGAPDDAWAIDHAAHASALDVARHAGVTHMVLLSAICVQRPLLAFQRAKLAFEAELIASGMIYSIVRATAFFKSLSGQIGRVRAGKPFLVFGDGTLTACKPVSDDDLGRYLAGCLTDESRHNRILPIGGPGPAITPRMQGEALFKLLGQPPKFRQVPVGMLSAIIGVLSALGRFSAPLAAKAELARIGRYYATQSMLVLDPATGRYNAELTPSTGTETLFDFYAAQIESGATAERGDHAVF; this is translated from the coding sequence GTGCTGGGCGCAACCGGCACGATCGGGCGCGCGACGGTGCGGGCGCTTGTGGCCAATGGGCACGACGTGGTGTGCCTCGTGCGGCCACGGGCCGGTGCTGGCGGCACGCTGGCACAGGAGGACAGCGCAAACCTCCTTGAGGGCGCGACCGTCCGGTTCGGCAACGTCGCCGATCCGGTTTCCCTGGCCAGAGACGGGTTCTGCGGCGAACGGTTCGACGCGCTGGTGTCCTGCCTTGCCTCCCGCACGGGCGCGCCGGACGATGCGTGGGCGATCGACCATGCGGCCCACGCCTCAGCGCTGGACGTTGCCCGGCATGCCGGCGTGACCCACATGGTGCTCCTGTCCGCCATCTGCGTGCAGCGGCCGCTTCTGGCCTTTCAGCGGGCCAAGCTCGCCTTCGAGGCGGAGTTGATCGCGTCCGGCATGATTTACTCGATCGTGCGGGCAACAGCGTTTTTCAAGTCGCTGTCGGGGCAGATCGGCCGGGTGCGGGCGGGCAAACCCTTTCTGGTGTTCGGCGACGGCACGCTGACCGCCTGCAAGCCGGTCAGCGACGATGATCTCGGCCGCTACCTCGCCGGCTGCCTGACGGACGAAAGCCGCCACAACCGCATCCTGCCCATCGGTGGACCGGGGCCGGCGATCACGCCGCGCATGCAGGGCGAGGCGCTGTTCAAGCTACTGGGGCAGCCGCCGAAATTCCGGCAGGTGCCGGTCGGAATGCTGAGCGCCATCATCGGCGTCCTGTCGGCGCTGGGCCGTTTCAGCGCGCCGCTGGCGGCCAAGGCGGAGCTTGCCCGCATCGGCCGCTATTACGCCACCCAATCCATGCTGGTGCTGGACCCCGCCACCGGCCGCTACAATGCCGAGCTGACCCCGTCCACCGGCACCGAAACGCTGTTCGACTTCTACGCCGCACAGATCGAGAGCGGCGCAACGGCAGAGCGGGGCGATCACGCGGTGTTCTAA